The Kogia breviceps isolate mKogBre1 chromosome 4, mKogBre1 haplotype 1, whole genome shotgun sequence genome window below encodes:
- the CCDC194 gene encoding coiled-coil domain-containing protein 194, producing MAEPGPEPGRAWRVFALCGAAVFLALVAAGAALLAWNLAASASRRPHCPEPGANTTAPPGDLEPEVEELRRRLAEAAQREEALTRQLNQAEGVRQELEEALRNCEGRQSRLQTQLMTLKTEMDEAKAQGTQMGAENGALTEALARWEAAATESAQRLDAVQRRASAAEAEGEACAAREAALREHVYALEAQTGPQRRVPHPRTRSGSRPRPSPRSRSRPGTSGGCRRPARRARG from the exons ATGGCCGAGCCGGGGCCGGAGCCGGGGCGCGCCTGGCGAGTGTTCGCCCTGTGTGGGGCCGCGGTGTTCCTGGCATTGGTGGCGGCTGGAGCAGCCCTGCTGGCCTGGAATCTGGCCGCCTCGGCCTCCCGGAGGCCTCACTGCCCAGAGCCTGGGGCCAACACCACGGCGCCGCCTGGAGACCTGGAGCCTGAGGTCGAGGAACTTCGGCGCCGGCTGGCAGAGGCTGCCCAGCGCGAGGAGGCCCTGACCAGGCAGCTGAACCAGGCCGAGGGTGTCCgacaggagctggaggaggcccTAAGGAACTGTGAGGGCCGCCAG AGTCGGCTTCAGACCCAACTGATGACACTGAAGACTGAGATGGACGAAGCTAAGGCTCAGGGGACCCAGATGGGGGCTGAGAACGGGGCGCTGACAG AAGCCCTGGCGCGCTGGGAGGCGGCGGCCACGGAGTCTGCGCAACGGCTGGACGCGGTGCAGCGGCGAGCGAGCGCGGCGGAGGCCGAGGGTGAAGCCTGCGCAGCCCGAGAGGCGGCGCTGCGCGAGCACGT TTACGCCCTGGAAGCCCAGACGGGCCCCCAGCGCAGAGTGCCACACCCCCGGACCCGCTCCGGGTCCCGACCTCGGCCCAGCCCCCGCTCGCGCTCTCGCCCGGGAACCTCCGGGGGTTGCAGGCGACCAGCGCGGCGCGCAAGAGGGTGA
- the BST2 gene encoding LOW QUALITY PROTEIN: bone marrow stromal antigen 2 (The sequence of the model RefSeq protein was modified relative to this genomic sequence to represent the inferred CDS: deleted 1 base in 1 codon): MPSASSGRGIAPAQRRFQLPSLTPVQTPYGQIWRAPTFYYYSPGPTVDHLNESVLRRCVAPRYLCFLLLLLLLVMVIALLVPLIIFAIRANSKGCTDGLQAERECQNLTRYVQRQLTQAQEVLHKTEVQATTCNLTVVTLRDSLKMEQAQVAELQGEVKILKQNLEDTLEEVQRLRRGSEASAENNSSSCLSVLFAVVVVVVLKALLI; this comes from the exons aTGCCCTCGGCCTCTTCAGGTcgtg GGATAGCCCCAGCCCAGAGGAGGTTCCAGCTCCCCTCGCTAACTCCCGTCCAGACTCCCTATGGGCAGATCTGGAGGGCACCTACTTTTTATTACTACAGCCCTGGGCCCACGGTCGACCACTTAAATGAGTCGGTGCTGCGTCGCTGCGTTGCA CCACGGTACCTGtgtttcctgctgctgctgctgctgctggtgatggtgATTGCTCTCCTTGTACCCCTGATCATCTTCGCCATCAGGGCCAACAGCAAGGGCTGCACGGATGGCCTCCAAGCAGAGCGGGAGTGTCAGAACCTCACGCGATACGTGCAGCGCCAGCTAACCCAGGCCCAGGAAGTCTTACACAAGACGGAGGTCCAGGCCACCACCTGCAACCTGACGGTG GTGACCCTGAGGGATTCTCTGAAGATGGAGCAGGCCCAGGTGGCAGAGCTTCAGG GAGAGGTCAAGATTTTGAAGCAGAATTTGGAGGACACTTTGGAGGAGGTGCAGCGACTAAG AAGAGGGAGTGAGGCCTCAGCTGAGAACAACTCTTCTAGCTGCTTGAGCGTCCTGTTCGCTGTGGTCGTGGTCGTGGTCCTCAAGGCTCTGCTGATCTGA